In one window of Nakamurella sp. PAMC28650 DNA:
- a CDS encoding ABC transporter permease, which translates to MRSLAVVRLLLRMSILNELQYRVNFFLSVFQSLLALGTGLATVALVFGQVDRLDGWSHPELLLVMGVFTLIGGIVQAVIQPNMTMLMEDIRNGTFDFVLTKPVGAQLFASARSVQIWQATDILAGLVVIIVAIGQLGRRLSIGSILAFVAMLVVGTVIIYCFWMLLTITAFWVVQVEQIVELFEGFFQAGRWPISIYPGWLRIGLTFVVPIGFAVTVPAQALTGRSSGGTWVLAVGLAVVLSVATRWYFRRGLRRYSGASS; encoded by the coding sequence ATGAGATCCCTGGCGGTGGTCCGTCTGCTGCTGCGGATGAGCATCCTCAACGAGCTGCAGTACCGGGTCAACTTCTTCCTGTCGGTGTTCCAGTCGCTGCTCGCCCTGGGGACCGGCCTGGCCACCGTTGCCCTCGTGTTCGGTCAGGTCGACCGCCTGGACGGGTGGAGCCACCCCGAACTGCTGCTGGTGATGGGAGTCTTCACGCTGATCGGCGGGATCGTGCAGGCCGTCATCCAACCGAACATGACGATGTTGATGGAAGACATCAGGAACGGCACGTTCGACTTCGTGCTGACCAAACCGGTGGGCGCGCAGCTGTTCGCGAGCGCCAGGTCGGTGCAGATCTGGCAGGCCACCGACATCTTGGCCGGGTTGGTGGTGATCATCGTCGCCATCGGGCAGCTGGGTCGGCGGCTGAGCATCGGCTCGATCCTCGCGTTCGTCGCGATGCTGGTCGTCGGCACGGTGATCATCTACTGCTTCTGGATGCTGCTGACCATCACCGCGTTCTGGGTGGTGCAGGTCGAGCAGATCGTCGAGCTCTTCGAGGGGTTCTTCCAGGCCGGTCGCTGGCCGATCAGCATCTACCCGGGCTGGTTGCGGATCGGTCTGACCTTCGTGGTTCCGATCGGGTTCGCGGTGACGGTCCCGGCGCAGGCCCTCACCGGACGGTCGAGCGGCGGAACCTGGGTCCTGGCCGTAGGGCTCGCGGTGGTGCTGTCCGTCGCCACCCGCTGGTACTTCCGCCGTGGGCTGCGCCGCTACTCCGGCGCCTCGTCCTGA
- a CDS encoding acyl-CoA dehydrogenase family protein, which produces MSTVDTDMFSLSEDHRAIREAVREIAEREIQPWAAEVDENERYPIEAQKALDTSGFNAVHIPEAYEGAGADAVATVIVIEEVARVCASSSLIPAVNKLGSMPIILSASEELKKQVLPSIASGEAMISYALSEREAGSDAAAMRTRAKADGDDWILNGTKCWITNAGVSTWYTVMAVTDPDKKANGISAFVVHKDDPGFVVGTKERKLGIKGSPTREIHFENCRIPGDRIIGAPGTGFKTALLTLDHTRPTIGAQAVGIAQGALDVAVAYVKERKQFGKKLAEFQGLQFMIADMAMEIEAARTLIYQSAAASERGDANKGFLASASKCFASDVAMKVTVDAVQLLGGAGYTRDFPVERMMRDAKITQIYEGTNQVQRLVMARSLLR; this is translated from the coding sequence ATGAGCACAGTAGACACCGACATGTTCAGCCTTTCCGAAGACCACCGCGCCATCCGCGAGGCGGTCCGGGAGATCGCCGAGCGCGAGATCCAGCCCTGGGCCGCGGAGGTGGACGAGAACGAGCGCTACCCGATCGAGGCCCAGAAGGCGCTGGACACCTCGGGTTTCAACGCCGTGCACATCCCAGAGGCCTACGAGGGGGCCGGCGCCGACGCGGTGGCCACCGTCATCGTGATCGAAGAGGTCGCGCGGGTCTGTGCTTCCTCGTCGCTGATCCCGGCCGTCAACAAGCTCGGGTCGATGCCCATCATCCTGTCGGCCTCGGAAGAGCTGAAGAAGCAGGTGCTGCCCTCGATCGCATCCGGCGAGGCGATGATCTCCTACGCGCTTTCCGAGCGCGAGGCCGGCAGTGATGCGGCCGCGATGCGGACCAGGGCCAAGGCCGACGGCGACGACTGGATCCTGAACGGGACGAAGTGCTGGATCACCAACGCGGGCGTCTCGACCTGGTACACGGTGATGGCGGTGACGGACCCCGACAAGAAGGCCAACGGCATCAGCGCGTTCGTGGTGCACAAGGACGACCCGGGCTTCGTGGTCGGCACCAAGGAGCGCAAGCTCGGCATCAAGGGTTCGCCGACGCGCGAGATCCACTTCGAGAACTGCCGGATCCCTGGCGACCGGATCATCGGCGCGCCGGGCACCGGGTTCAAGACGGCGCTCCTGACGCTCGATCACACCCGCCCGACGATCGGCGCGCAGGCCGTCGGCATCGCGCAGGGCGCACTGGACGTGGCGGTGGCCTACGTCAAGGAGCGCAAGCAGTTCGGCAAGAAGCTGGCCGAGTTCCAGGGCCTGCAGTTCATGATCGCGGACATGGCGATGGAGATCGAGGCGGCCCGCACGTTGATCTACCAGTCGGCCGCAGCCAGCGAGCGGGGCGATGCCAACAAGGGGTTCCTGGCCTCGGCGTCCAAGTGCTTCGCCTCCGATGTGGCGATGAAGGTGACCGTGGATGCCGTGCAGCTGCTCGGCGGAGCCGGCTACACCCGTGACTTCCCGGTCGAGCGGATGATGCGCGACGCCAAGATCACCCAGATCTACGAGGGCACCAACCAGGTGCAGCGACTGGTGATGGCGCGGTCGCTGCTGCGCTAG